One genomic region from Yersinia canariae encodes:
- a CDS encoding transporter substrate-binding domain-containing protein, with the protein MTRRKQAIPLCWAMLCAASVFSATAHSADLLDKIKADKAITIATEARYAPFESVENGKIVGYDVDLMNHILQKKLPGVEVKQLDLPFQGILPGLDAKKFDFVVTAVTVNKQRMDHFAFTVPIAESTVALLKRENDNSINTLDDLSGKVVGSQAGSGQLQVLQEFNQKLKASGKPGIKEIKQYVSFDEAYADLANQRLDGVAQSLANLGPLIKTRPGVFNTLKPMLGPTTYFGWVGRKGDDSTTLVKLFSDGISEANRDGTMKALQQKWFGFVMDVPADQMPAPSL; encoded by the coding sequence ATGACACGACGTAAACAGGCGATACCTTTGTGCTGGGCAATGCTGTGTGCTGCCAGCGTATTCTCTGCCACGGCTCATAGCGCAGACTTGCTGGACAAGATTAAAGCTGACAAGGCGATAACTATTGCCACAGAAGCGCGTTATGCGCCTTTTGAGTCAGTAGAAAACGGCAAGATTGTGGGATATGACGTTGATTTAATGAATCATATTTTGCAGAAAAAACTGCCGGGCGTTGAGGTTAAGCAACTTGATTTACCTTTCCAGGGCATTTTGCCTGGCCTTGATGCCAAGAAATTCGATTTTGTCGTCACCGCAGTGACTGTGAATAAGCAGCGCATGGACCACTTCGCGTTTACGGTCCCGATTGCTGAGTCTACCGTGGCGCTGCTGAAACGTGAAAATGATAATTCTATCAATACATTAGATGACTTAAGTGGCAAGGTCGTGGGTTCTCAGGCCGGTTCGGGTCAGCTGCAAGTGCTGCAAGAATTTAATCAAAAACTGAAAGCCAGTGGCAAGCCGGGCATCAAAGAAATCAAACAGTATGTCTCTTTCGACGAAGCCTATGCCGATCTAGCGAACCAGCGTTTGGATGGTGTAGCCCAGTCATTGGCTAACCTTGGCCCACTAATCAAAACCCGCCCGGGAGTCTTTAACACCTTGAAGCCGATGTTAGGGCCGACCACCTATTTTGGTTGGGTTGGGCGCAAGGGGGATGACAGCACGACCTTAGTGAAACTGTTCAGCGACGGCATCAGTGAAGCCAACCGTGACGGCACCATGAAAGCATTGCAACAGAAATGGTTCGGCTTCGTGATGGATGTCCCGGCTGACCAAATGCCGGCACCAAGTTTATAA
- a CDS encoding amino acid ABC transporter permease, which translates to MMGEFFQLLRSWLPMLIDGAVTTASLCIVAIVAGFFIGVVIYLMESGHSRFGRGFARVYISLFRGTPVLAQVLLCFYLPGELGLSLPGYLAAVMALTLNTAAYQSQILRSGFDVIAPGQLEAAAMCGLSSRQTLWHIQIPQVLRLTMPSLISELIDVIKASAVVSVIAITDLMRVGQQLASATYRPLEVYVAIALSYLVLTSLLALLGGYVERRWHKENR; encoded by the coding sequence ATGATGGGGGAATTTTTCCAATTGCTGAGATCCTGGCTGCCGATGTTGATAGACGGCGCGGTGACAACCGCCTCGCTGTGTATCGTGGCCATTGTTGCCGGTTTTTTTATCGGCGTCGTGATTTACCTGATGGAAAGCGGCCACTCACGATTTGGCAGAGGATTTGCCCGTGTCTATATCAGTTTGTTCCGTGGCACCCCGGTTTTGGCTCAGGTTTTATTGTGTTTTTACTTGCCGGGAGAGCTGGGTTTGTCACTGCCGGGTTATTTGGCGGCAGTGATGGCCCTGACACTCAATACGGCGGCCTATCAATCACAAATCTTGCGCAGTGGTTTTGATGTTATCGCGCCGGGGCAGTTAGAAGCGGCGGCGATGTGTGGATTAAGCTCACGCCAGACTCTGTGGCACATCCAAATTCCGCAAGTATTGCGCCTGACCATGCCGTCACTGATTTCTGAATTAATCGATGTGATTAAGGCCTCAGCAGTGGTGTCAGTGATAGCGATTACTGATTTGATGCGGGTGGGCCAGCAATTGGCCTCGGCGACCTATCGCCCACTAGAGGTTTATGTCGCGATTGCTTTGTCTTATTTGGTGCTGACCAGCTTACTGGCACTGTTAGGTGGTTATGTTGAACGGCGTTGGCACAAGGAGAACCGATGA